CTGATGCAGGTAATTGTTTCAACATCCAGGGGTAAATTAAATTTGAGATATGATGATGTCTGATTTTATATTGAGATATGACCTTTATGCATGCTAGATTAAATTTGATCTGGTTAAAGATTAATTTTAACATCGTTTAGATGTAAGGTACCTACTAAGTGGCCTGGTTCTTATGTCTCCCCAACCTTTCCTAGTCTCTTAAAAGGATAACAAGTGCTTTGCTGACCTTTGAACTGTgacataaataaaattttgatggagCCCGCAGACCTAACTTCGTATTCTTGTTCACTTATGGATGGAAGATATTTGTAATTGCGGAGGGTAACTTTGCTCCTGTCCACTTCCTTGTCCCGATTTCTCTATTCCAGATATGAGCCATGGAATCCAACAACATATCAATGTCGATGTGGCATTTTCTACCCACTTTCCTGATAATGTCGTTCAAGTAAGGGATAGCTACATAGGGGGTGCGAAAGGAAAAATAGTTGCTGCAAAAGATTGGTGCTGCAATAATTTAAGCAGCTTTGGAGCTTCGAATCTTATCTTGGAATGAAGATAACTTGAAAGTTTCCGAGCATGACCTCTCCCATATTTCTCACCTCTATCCTTGCGTTGCTTTTCACACTCAGCAAACCATAATCAAATTGATCAATCATGGATTTGTTTTAGGCAAACAGATACAGATAATTTGGATTGGCAATGCATTTAATCATGCATAATGGATCGCATCAAGCCTTGTGAATTTAAGTAGTTCAATTGGAGGGATTCGGGGAGTCTTCTAATCTCTAGTTATGTAACTATCTCTAAAAACATCTTACTTTAGCCATCACCATAACTATTCTACGTCCATACGAACTACTAAAATATTAATTtctataacatatcataaatATATTGAAGATAAATATTTCTGTATAGGTCTTAATCTTGTATACATGATGATGTCTGATTTTATATTGAGATATGACCTTTATGCATGCTAGATTAAATTTGATCTGATTAAAGattaattttaacatcatttagatataaggttgtcctgacataatagtaaaatattatgttgcatagttgtcttagaatgattttgaaaatagtttttgaaatttctgtttcactgtattttaatttttaaaatttctgcaTGCATAATGAAaagccatgtgatggatttgctaaccgaaaaataattaaaatgctTGCTGTTTGGACATCGATAATGATGTAAAAATAGACTTTTCCCGCTCAAAGAGGAAAAGTTGTAGTAGCCTTCCACCACCCTCACCAGCTGGTCAAAcattatctgaatcttatctcaaaaAAACATTATCTCAATCTAGTTATGTCCAAATACATGTGCTCATGTTTTGAAGACTAGCTTGGATTTTCTGATCACCATCAGCCAAGGAGACCATGGGTCCATATCATGCATCCAATTAATAACTCCTGAAATCCTAAGAGTCCACAATGGATTGTCCTGTCTAGGAACAAGGCTGCCACAAATAAGATCAACCTCCAACTCTTTGCCTTGGGGTGCCTCCTAGTAATCATGGCTATCTGCATCATATTTGCATGGCTTCTTTTTGTCACACTTGCctcccttcttctttctttcagaTACAAAAGAATGGAACAACGACAGGCAGTGTACAAGCTCCCTCCTGGCCCGAAGAAGCTTCCCTTAATTGGGAACCTGCATCAAGTTGGTAGGCTGCCTCATCACTCCTTTTGGCAACTTTCTCAAAAATATGGCCCTCTCATGTATTTAGAACTAGGTAGCATGCCAACGGTGGTAATCTCATCTGCTGAGATGGCCAAAGAAGTAATGAAAACTCATGATCTCGATTTCTGCTCAAGGCCCCGCCTTGTTGCTGGCAGCAAATTTTCTTACAACTGCTTGGATATCAGCTTCGCACCATATGGTGAATATTGGAGAGAGATAAGAAAGATATGCATCCTTGAACTTTTCAGTGCCAAGAGGGTGCAATCATTTCAATTTATAAGGGAAGAAGAGATTTCACTAATGATCAATAGTATCTCCCTTTCTTCAGCAACTCCTATAAATCTTAGCAGGCTGATGATGACACTGGCAACTAATATAATTTGCAGAGCTGCGATGGGTAAGAAGTACCAAGAAGGTGATTATGAGAAGGGTATATTTCACAGGCTTTTTACCGAATTGCAGGCTTTATTAGGCAGTTTTTATATTGCAGACTTCTTTCCATCAATAGGCTGGATGGACAAGCTAACTGGACTTGCAGGTAGGCTCGAGAAGAGCTTTAGTATGTTTGATGCTTTCTATGAGCACGTCATCGGGGAGCACATAGACCCTGAGAGGATAAGACCCGAACATGAAGACATAGTTGATGTATTGCTTCGGTTGCAAAGGGATGGACATCTAACAAAAGATCACATAAAAGCAGTGCTGACGGTATCCGTTTCTTACaccctcatattcttcatcaaaatttgcaaagtcaatttgcttttgcttgcttgttgcgaaaaactctattaaaatttacAACTTTTGCTTTATTTTTGAACTGTACAAGGCTTTACTACTCATGCTTTTTATTGAGATTCTTATGGAGTTTCGCTAAACCGGATTTTAAAGcaattctttttctttccttttgctTAGGATATCTTCATTGCTGGAACAGATACAGCTTCTGCGACCTTAGAATGGGCTATGGCGGAGCTTGCAAGACACCCAAGGCTGATGAAGAAAGCTCAAGAAGAAATAAGAGCCTCTTTAGGAACTAAAGGGAAGGTGGAAGAAGGAGATCTTCACCAGCTTCAATACCTCAAGTCTGTGGTGAAAGAAACATGGAGGCTGCACTCTCCTGCCCCATTACTGCTTCCTCGAGAGTCCATAAGACACTCTAGGATTCATGGATATGATATCTTGCCAAACACAACACTGTATGTCAATGCTTGGGGGATTGCAAAAGATCCTAAATCATGGGATGACCCTGAAGAGTTCATTCCTGAGAGATTCATGGATAGTTCTATCGACTACAAAGGACATAATTTCGAGTTCATACCATTCGGTTCTGGTCGAAGAATCTGCCCTGCAATGAATTTGGGGACTTTGACAGTGGAGCTAGCACTTGCAAGCATGTTGTACCATTTTGACTGGGAACTACCTGTTGGGATGACCAGAGAAGACATCGACATGAACGAGGCACCAGGAATTACGGTGCACAAGAGTTCTGCTCTGCACCTTGTAGCCATAAACCACGATATCAAGAAATAACCATAAATCATATCAGTTATAGTCTCACGTAAGATTAGGTGCAAGAAGTGTTTGTAGAAACCAAGGGAAGAAACATGTGCATGATGCTTTATGATTTGGGAATATCATGGCTAGAGTTGTAATGCTTTAAGATTAGGTGCAAGAAGTGTTTGTAGAAACCAAGGGAAGAAACATGTGCATGATGCTTTATGATTTGGGAATATCATGGCTAGAGTTGTAAtgctttaaaaaaatagaaaagtcttTGCTTGGAATATGCATGTGCTGAACTTTCATCCATAATATTTGAGAGGATTTATGTTATTTGAAGTGATAGATATGTAATACCCCAGTTCCAAATCAGATGCCCAACCCAAAAGAGTTAGCACGGATCTTaagatatagaaaaaaaaaagattttttgcatgtatatccttctaaacattcaaatttacatgaatattctttcaaaattaatatttatatatataccctcataaaatacttgttttgcatgtatgttcttctttttttttatttttttccatataTGCCCACATTATTTAATgccgttaaaaaattaatgatttaaattttaaatgattaaaatattcttATAGGTAgatgtgtaaaaaaaaaatttataagagtatATATACAAATGGTATCACTCTTTATGGCAACTCTCTCAAAAATATGGCTCTCTCGTGTATTTAGAACTAGGTAGCATGCCAACAGTGGTAATCTCATCTGCTGAGATGGCCAAAGAAGTAATGAAAACTCGTGATCTCGACTTCTGCTCGAGGCCTCGCCTTGTTACTGCCGACAAATTGTCTTATAACTATTCGACTATAAGGTTCTCACCCTATGGTGGATATTGGAGAGAGATGAGAAAGATATGCATCCTCGAACCTTTCAGCGCCAAGAGGGTGCAATCATTTCAATTTATAAGGGAAGAAGAGATTTCACTAATGATCAATAGCATCTCCCACTCTTCAGCAACTCCTATAAATCTTAGCAAGCTGATGATGACACTGGCA
Above is a genomic segment from Elaeis guineensis isolate ETL-2024a chromosome 1, EG11, whole genome shotgun sequence containing:
- the LOC140859109 gene encoding cytochrome P450 71A1-like isoform X2 translates to MAICIIFAWLLFVTLASLLLSFRYKRMEQRQAVYKLPPGPKKLPLIGNLHQVGRLPHHSFWQLSQKYGPLMYLELGSMPTVVISSAEMAKEVMKTHDLDFCSRPRLVAGSKFSYNCLDISFAPYGEYWREIRKICILELFSAKRVQSFQFIREEEISLMINSISLSSATPINLSRLMMTLATNIICRAAMGKKYQEDFFPSIGWMDKLTGLAGRLEKSFSMFDAFYEHVIGEHIDPERIRPEHEDIVDVLLRLQRDGHLTKDHIKAVLTDIFIAGTDTASATLEWAMAELARHPRLMKKAQEEIRASLGTKGKVEEGDLHQLQYLKSVVKETWRLHSPAPLLLPRESIRHSRIHGYDILPNTTLYVNAWGIAKDPKSWDDPEEFIPERFMDSSIDYKGHNFEFIPFGSGRRICPAMNLGTLTVELALASMLYHFDWELPVGMTREDIDMNEAPGITVHKSSALHLVAINHDIKK
- the LOC140859109 gene encoding cytochrome P450 71A1-like isoform X1, encoding MAICIIFAWLLFVTLASLLLSFRYKRMEQRQAVYKLPPGPKKLPLIGNLHQVGRLPHHSFWQLSQKYGPLMYLELGSMPTVVISSAEMAKEVMKTHDLDFCSRPRLVAGSKFSYNCLDISFAPYGEYWREIRKICILELFSAKRVQSFQFIREEEISLMINSISLSSATPINLSRLMMTLATNIICRAAMGKKYQEGDYEKGIFHRLFTELQALLGSFYIADFFPSIGWMDKLTGLAGRLEKSFSMFDAFYEHVIGEHIDPERIRPEHEDIVDVLLRLQRDGHLTKDHIKAVLTDIFIAGTDTASATLEWAMAELARHPRLMKKAQEEIRASLGTKGKVEEGDLHQLQYLKSVVKETWRLHSPAPLLLPRESIRHSRIHGYDILPNTTLYVNAWGIAKDPKSWDDPEEFIPERFMDSSIDYKGHNFEFIPFGSGRRICPAMNLGTLTVELALASMLYHFDWELPVGMTREDIDMNEAPGITVHKSSALHLVAINHDIKK